One segment of Antennarius striatus isolate MH-2024 chromosome 5, ASM4005453v1, whole genome shotgun sequence DNA contains the following:
- the zc3h10 gene encoding zinc finger CCCH domain-containing protein 10 translates to MPDRDNSYLAGGGGSAASLGEEGGPGSGLGGGSAEGRGGPGGSVGGNVCGSGSMGGGGALGNGNSCGNGGSGGQGAGLGLDGVCRDFIRNVCKRGKRCRFRHPYFNEVPDLGVQKNEFIFCHDHQNKECMRSNCRFVHGTKEDEDYYKKTGELPLRLRGKVAARMGLSPMDLPHSRGEVPICRDFLKGECQRGNKCKFRHVKKDYEYDPSRVGVGGVVGPGSSVMVTAGGVTGGGGGGNCGGIQGLVGGGGGNNMMGMGCPSLGGCRDPTMSGVGGVGGGGISGCLSINSAGQRRFDRSSCSVYDPLLESGLFDASSLEASMDHAALQLKRRRLEGLRLADGTGGGLYELGVQATLPPRPLEYRFLEEENSLLRKRVEELKKQVSNLIATNEVLLEQNAQFRSQAKVMTLSSTPTPTEQSLAPPVGAVSSYNHGIAQTHTTLSSAGLQPRPVTQQDLVAPTGAPAAPPTNAAPPTAPPPHLNPEITPLSAALAQTIAQGMAPPVSMAPVSVSVTPVAVSMTQPLPGITMSHATTPMVTYPIASQSMRITTLPH, encoded by the exons ATGCCTGACCGGGACAATTCCTACCTGGCAGGTGGTGGTGGGAGTGCTGCTAGTCTTGGTGAGGAAGGAGGACCTGGGTCTGGTTTGGGAGGGGGCTCGGCAGAGGGCAGAGGAGGTCCAGGAGGAAGTGTCGGTGGCAACGTCTGTGGATCGGGGAGcatggggggtggaggggcacTTGGGAATGGTAATAGTTGTGGAAATGGAGGAAGCGGTGGACAAGGTGCAGGACTAGGATTGGACGGCGTCTGCAGGGACTTCATACGCAATGTCTGCAAGAGAGGGAAGCGCTGCCGCTTTAGACACCCATACTTTAATGAGGTGCCAGACTTGGGCGTGCAAAAGAATGAATTCATCTTCTGTCATGACCATCAAAATAAGGAGTGTATGCGCTCCAACTGCCGCTTCGTTCACGGCACTAAAGAAGATGAGGACTACTACAAGAAAACAGGAGAGCTACCCCTCAGACTGAGAGGAAAAGTTGCAGCACGAATGGGCCTGTCCCCCATGGATCTGCCCCATAGTCGTGGGGAGGTCCCCATCTGCAGAGACTTCCTGAAGGGAGAGTGCCAGAGAGGCAATAAGTGTAAATTTCGTCATGTTAAAAAAGACTATGAATATGATCCTTCCAGGGTGGGAGTGGGTGGTGTTGTGGGCCCAGGTTCTAGTGTGATGGTGACTGCTGGAGGAGTCACAGGTGGTGGAGGCGGCGGTAACTGCGGAGGAATTCAAGGACTTgtgggaggtggaggtggaaatAATATGATGGGGATGGGTTGCCCCAGCCTTGGTGGGTGCAGAGACCCAACTATGTCAGGAGTTGGGGGAGTAGGTGGAGGCGGGATTAGCGGATGTCTTTCCATAAACTCTGCCGGCCAACGGCGTTTTGACAGGAGCTCATGCTCGGTATATGACCCTCTGCTTGAAAGTGGGCTGTTTGACGCCAGCTCCCTGGAGGCCTCCATGGACCATGCTGCTCTACAGTTGAAGAGACGACGGTTGGAGGGGCTGCGCTTGGCAGATGGGACTGGAGGTGGGCTTTATGAGCTGGGAGTCCAAGCCACATTACCGCCACGGCCTCTGGAGTACCGGTTCCTGGAGGAAGAAAACTCCCTGCTGAGGAAAAGAGTGGAAGAGCTGAAGAAGCAG GTTTCAAATCTCATTGCCACAAATGAAGTTCTTCTGGAACAGAACGCCCAGTTTCGAAGCCAAGCCAAGGTGATGACGCTCTCCTCCACCCCGACTCCCACCGAGCAGAGTCTGGCGCCCCCTGTGGGTGCAGTGAGTTCCTACAATCACGGTATCGCCCAGACTCACACGACCCTGAGCAGCGCTGGACTGCAGCCTCGCCCTGTCACCCAGCAAGACTTGGTCGCTCCTACCGGCGCCCCAGCTGCACCCCCAACTAATGCTGCCCCACCCACAGCTCCTCCACCCCACCTGAACCCTGAGATCACCCCTCTTTCAGCTGCCCTCGCGCAGACCATTGCCCAGGGGATGGCGCCACCTGTTTCTATGGCAcctgtgtctgtatctgtgaCACCAGTGGCAGTGTCCATGACGCAGCCTCTGCCTGGTATCACCATGAGTCACGCCACCACCCCAATGGTGACGTACCCCATCGCGAGTCAAAGCATGAGGATCACCACTCTGCCTCACTAA